In Phragmites australis chromosome 16, lpPhrAust1.1, whole genome shotgun sequence, one DNA window encodes the following:
- the LOC133895254 gene encoding ubiquitin carboxyl-terminal hydrolase 19-like isoform X1, with protein MEEAEESSWAVVVLALVALAVVPALALLVRSRWRRAAARREEVRRLARLAAEESELAERESVLAYYSELFPGVVHAAGMPEAPVWEAPPVVAGPAGNKVQPQPPAGNKGVCAVCFRPTTFRCKQCKAVKYCSFKCQIAHWRQGHKDECHPPSVNTRPDDEGKVEQGRASEENVVVGVKPVAEINKPVHVGSETSGANHNLKSDKSKHTPLEEVCAGTEVPGHCHSNSNTKISQNAPLSADSSWTGSNIKPANIVENSSSTKDLNEALTCKSQPYPPKVNGHSSFANEGSFDHSKEHHGAQDASVIEDCFQTRHARKFADTSNPQAAASAVLEPKSSRTPIRVEIEKSKTESIGNENIPVPSALTVDKASSVLGGCSVTPNPSKRAENHERSFKSSDRAVSTANNLATSLKKIVSQQTASKVVRHYPSDLTLFPYELFVKLYDKVELRPFGLHNLGNSCYANAVLQCFMFTRPLTAYLLQGLHSKNCSKKEWCFMCEFEKLIVEGKQGKTALSPTGILSHLHDIGSSFGRGKQEDAHEFLRYAIDAMQSACMKEARKSAAHRLAEETTLVQLIFGGYLRSKIKCARCHVSSEQCERMLDLTVEIDGDISSLEEALERFTSTEVLDGENRYQCSRCKSYERAKKKLTISEAPNVLTIALKRYQSGKFGKISKAIRFPETLNLARYMSATDDNSPVYSLYAVVVHHDVMNAAFSGHYVCYVKDTQGKWYKADDSQVKPVSLENVMSKCAYMLLYARCSPRAPSSVRQAIMVQDPARTKKAKQKVVSGGTTLRGSLNRHQGDRLHTDHMADELNHTFDEYGDTPYPPAESPSPSESSSLFSNSDAGSHSTVSTDSSDSTRNSTSTEEYEYLFGASDHMHPGGPMITPVENDYTVYSRSRSSLNTSSLGRVDQAGDAETFVEHKTQDTRGGWVESDEGPSILYTDRSKQHFSSKLTDQYRQLDSSGHDPGGTRGSVLLRRTTRERTTQTFY; from the exons atggaggaggcggaggagtcGTCCTGGGCGGTCGTGGTGCTGGCGCTGGTGGCGCTCGCCGTTGTGCCGGCGCTGGCGCTGCTGGTGCGGAGCCGGTGGCGGCGCGCCGCGGCGCGGAGGGAGGAGGTGCGGCGCCTTGCGCGGCTGGCCGCGGAGGAGTCCGAGCTGGCGGAGAGGGAGTCGGTGCTCGCGTACTATTCGGAGCTGTTCCCGGGCGTAGTGCACGCCGCGGGGATGCCGGAGGCTCCAGTGTGGGAGGCTCCGCCGGTTGTGGCGGGTCCGGCTGGGAACAAGGTGCAGCCGCAGCCGCCGGCTGGGAACAAGGGGGTCTGCGCGGTGTGCTTTAGGCCGACCACGTTCAGGTGCAAGCAGTGCAAGGCCGTCAAGTACTG TTCCTTCAAATGCCAGATTGCCCACTGGAGACAAGGTCACAAAGATGAATGCCATCCACCAAGTGTTAATACGAGGCCAGATGATGAAGGAAAAGTCGAACAGGGAAGAGCTTCTGAAGAAAATGTAGTGGTTGGTGTAAAACCGGTTGCTGAAATCAACAAACCAGTGCATGTTGGATCTGAAACTTCTGGTGCAAACCATAACTTGAAGAGTGATAAAAGTAAACATACCCCTTTAGAAGAGGTGTGTGCCGGCACAGAGGTTCCTGGACATTGTCATTCCAACAGCAATaccaaaatttctcaaaatgctCCGCTATCTGCCGACAGTAGTTGGACGGGATCAAATATCAAACCTGCAAATATTGTTGAAAACAGTTCTTCCACCAAGGACTTAAATGAGGCATTGACATGTAAGTCTCAACCTTATCCGCCGAAGGTAAATGGCCATAGCAGTTTTGCCAATGAAGGATCCTTTGATCATTCCAAGGAACACCATGGAGCTCAGGATGCCAGTGTCATTGAGGATTGCTTTCAGACACGTCATGCCAGAAAATTTGCAGATACTAGCAATCCTCaagctgctgcatctgctgtaCTGGAGCCCAAAAGTTCTAGGACTCCTATTCGTGTGGAAATTGAGAAGTCCAAAACAGAATCTATTGGTAACGAGAACATTCCTGTGCCATCTGCGTTGACGGTTGATAAAGCTTCTTCCGTTCTTGGGGGATGTTCTGTGACACCTAATCCATCGAAAAGGGCTGAAAATCACGAAAGAAGTTTTAAATCATCAGATAGAGCAGTTTCAACAGCAAATAACCTTGCAACATCTCTGAAGAAAATTGTCAGTCAGCAAACAGCATCAAAAGTTGTGAGGCATTATCCATCGGACTTG ACACTCTTTCCGTATGAACTTTTTGTGAAGCTCTACGACAAAGTTGAGTTGCGGCCTTTTGGTCTTCATAACCTTGGCAACAG TTGCTATGCAAATGCTGTTCTTCAGTGCTTTATGTTCACTCGACCACTTACGGCGTATCTTTTGCAAGGGCTTCAttcaaaaaatt GTTCCAAAAAGGAATGGTGTTTCATGTGTGAATTTGAAAAACTCATTGTGGAGGGCAAACAGGGGAAGACTGCTTTGTCACCAACTGGAATACTCTCTCATTTGCATGACATTGGCAGTAGCTTTGGTCGTGGTAAACAAGAAGATGCACATGAATTTCTTAG GTATGCCATTGATGCTATGCAATCTGCATGCATGAAGGAAGCCAGAAAAAGTGCTGCCCATCGGTTAGCAGAAGAAACAACACTTGTGCAATTAATATTTGGGGGCTATCTGCGATCTAAG ATAAAATGTGCAAGATGCCATGTTAGTTCTGAGCAATGTGAGCGTATGTTGGATCTTACTGTTGAAATAGATGGTGATATCAGTTCACTCGAAGAAGCACTTGAGCGGTTTACATCCACAGAAGTCTTGGATGGAGAAAATAGATATCAATGCAGCAG ATGCAAGTCCTATGAGCGTGCTAAAAAGAAGTTGACCATATCGGAAGCGCCGAATGTCTTGACCATTGCATTAAAAAGATATCAG TCTGGCAAGTTTGGGAAGATCAGCAAAGCCATCAGATTTCCAGAGACCCTGAACTTGGCTCGCTATATGAGCGCAACAGATGACAATTCCCCTGTTTACAGTCTCTATGCAGTGGTTGTTCATCATGATGTTATGAATGCTGCCTTTTCTGGTCATTATGTATGTTATGTTAAGGACACACAGGGAAAGTGGTACAAGGCAGATGACAGTCAG GTCAAACCTGTATCTCTGGAAAATGTCATGTCAAAGTGTGCATATATGCTGCTGTATGCAAG GTGTTCACCGAGGGCACCAAGCTCTGTGAGGCAAGCGATAATGGTTCAAGACCCAGCACGCACGAAGAAGGCCAAGCAGAAGGTAGTTTCAGGGGGGACAACATTACGAGGTTCCTTGAACAGACACCAAGGTGATCGGCTGCATACAGATCACATGGCAGATGAACTTAACCATACATTCGACGAATATGGAGACACACCATATCCACCGGCAGAATCTCCAAGTCCCAGTGAGAGTTCATCGCTTTTCAGCAACTCTGATGCAGGGTCGCACAGCACTGTCAGCACTGACAGCAGCGACAGCACAAGGAATTCGACCAGTACTGAGGAGTATGAATACCTGTTTGGAGCCTCGGATCATATGCACCCAGGAGGCCCCATGATAACACCTGTGGAGAACGATTATACGGTGTATTCTCGTTCAAGGTCTAGCTTGAATACCAGCTCGTTAGGTCGGGTCGATCAAGCAGGTGATGCCGAGACGTTTGTTGAGCACAAGACTCAGGACACCAGAGGGGGTTGGGTTGAGAGCGATGAGGGCCCATCCATCTTGTATACGGACAGAAGTAAACAGCACTTCAGTAGTAAGTTAACAGACCAATATAGGCAGTTAGATAGCAGTGGACATGATCCTGGAGGAACCAGGGGTAGTGTTTTATTGAGAAGAACGACTAGGGAAAGGACCACCCAAACATTTTATTGA
- the LOC133895254 gene encoding ubiquitin carboxyl-terminal hydrolase 16-like isoform X2: MGSSFKCQIAHWRQGHKDECHPPSVNTRPDDEGKVEQGRASEENVVVGVKPVAEINKPVHVGSETSGANHNLKSDKSKHTPLEEVCAGTEVPGHCHSNSNTKISQNAPLSADSSWTGSNIKPANIVENSSSTKDLNEALTCKSQPYPPKVNGHSSFANEGSFDHSKEHHGAQDASVIEDCFQTRHARKFADTSNPQAAASAVLEPKSSRTPIRVEIEKSKTESIGNENIPVPSALTVDKASSVLGGCSVTPNPSKRAENHERSFKSSDRAVSTANNLATSLKKIVSQQTASKVVRHYPSDLTLFPYELFVKLYDKVELRPFGLHNLGNSCYANAVLQCFMFTRPLTAYLLQGLHSKNCSKKEWCFMCEFEKLIVEGKQGKTALSPTGILSHLHDIGSSFGRGKQEDAHEFLRYAIDAMQSACMKEARKSAAHRLAEETTLVQLIFGGYLRSKIKCARCHVSSEQCERMLDLTVEIDGDISSLEEALERFTSTEVLDGENRYQCSRCKSYERAKKKLTISEAPNVLTIALKRYQSGKFGKISKAIRFPETLNLARYMSATDDNSPVYSLYAVVVHHDVMNAAFSGHYVCYVKDTQGKWYKADDSQVKPVSLENVMSKCAYMLLYARCSPRAPSSVRQAIMVQDPARTKKAKQKVVSGGTTLRGSLNRHQGDRLHTDHMADELNHTFDEYGDTPYPPAESPSPSESSSLFSNSDAGSHSTVSTDSSDSTRNSTSTEEYEYLFGASDHMHPGGPMITPVENDYTVYSRSRSSLNTSSLGRVDQAGDAETFVEHKTQDTRGGWVESDEGPSILYTDRSKQHFSSKLTDQYRQLDSSGHDPGGTRGSVLLRRTTRERTTQTFY; encoded by the exons ATGGGAAG TTCCTTCAAATGCCAGATTGCCCACTGGAGACAAGGTCACAAAGATGAATGCCATCCACCAAGTGTTAATACGAGGCCAGATGATGAAGGAAAAGTCGAACAGGGAAGAGCTTCTGAAGAAAATGTAGTGGTTGGTGTAAAACCGGTTGCTGAAATCAACAAACCAGTGCATGTTGGATCTGAAACTTCTGGTGCAAACCATAACTTGAAGAGTGATAAAAGTAAACATACCCCTTTAGAAGAGGTGTGTGCCGGCACAGAGGTTCCTGGACATTGTCATTCCAACAGCAATaccaaaatttctcaaaatgctCCGCTATCTGCCGACAGTAGTTGGACGGGATCAAATATCAAACCTGCAAATATTGTTGAAAACAGTTCTTCCACCAAGGACTTAAATGAGGCATTGACATGTAAGTCTCAACCTTATCCGCCGAAGGTAAATGGCCATAGCAGTTTTGCCAATGAAGGATCCTTTGATCATTCCAAGGAACACCATGGAGCTCAGGATGCCAGTGTCATTGAGGATTGCTTTCAGACACGTCATGCCAGAAAATTTGCAGATACTAGCAATCCTCaagctgctgcatctgctgtaCTGGAGCCCAAAAGTTCTAGGACTCCTATTCGTGTGGAAATTGAGAAGTCCAAAACAGAATCTATTGGTAACGAGAACATTCCTGTGCCATCTGCGTTGACGGTTGATAAAGCTTCTTCCGTTCTTGGGGGATGTTCTGTGACACCTAATCCATCGAAAAGGGCTGAAAATCACGAAAGAAGTTTTAAATCATCAGATAGAGCAGTTTCAACAGCAAATAACCTTGCAACATCTCTGAAGAAAATTGTCAGTCAGCAAACAGCATCAAAAGTTGTGAGGCATTATCCATCGGACTTG ACACTCTTTCCGTATGAACTTTTTGTGAAGCTCTACGACAAAGTTGAGTTGCGGCCTTTTGGTCTTCATAACCTTGGCAACAG TTGCTATGCAAATGCTGTTCTTCAGTGCTTTATGTTCACTCGACCACTTACGGCGTATCTTTTGCAAGGGCTTCAttcaaaaaatt GTTCCAAAAAGGAATGGTGTTTCATGTGTGAATTTGAAAAACTCATTGTGGAGGGCAAACAGGGGAAGACTGCTTTGTCACCAACTGGAATACTCTCTCATTTGCATGACATTGGCAGTAGCTTTGGTCGTGGTAAACAAGAAGATGCACATGAATTTCTTAG GTATGCCATTGATGCTATGCAATCTGCATGCATGAAGGAAGCCAGAAAAAGTGCTGCCCATCGGTTAGCAGAAGAAACAACACTTGTGCAATTAATATTTGGGGGCTATCTGCGATCTAAG ATAAAATGTGCAAGATGCCATGTTAGTTCTGAGCAATGTGAGCGTATGTTGGATCTTACTGTTGAAATAGATGGTGATATCAGTTCACTCGAAGAAGCACTTGAGCGGTTTACATCCACAGAAGTCTTGGATGGAGAAAATAGATATCAATGCAGCAG ATGCAAGTCCTATGAGCGTGCTAAAAAGAAGTTGACCATATCGGAAGCGCCGAATGTCTTGACCATTGCATTAAAAAGATATCAG TCTGGCAAGTTTGGGAAGATCAGCAAAGCCATCAGATTTCCAGAGACCCTGAACTTGGCTCGCTATATGAGCGCAACAGATGACAATTCCCCTGTTTACAGTCTCTATGCAGTGGTTGTTCATCATGATGTTATGAATGCTGCCTTTTCTGGTCATTATGTATGTTATGTTAAGGACACACAGGGAAAGTGGTACAAGGCAGATGACAGTCAG GTCAAACCTGTATCTCTGGAAAATGTCATGTCAAAGTGTGCATATATGCTGCTGTATGCAAG GTGTTCACCGAGGGCACCAAGCTCTGTGAGGCAAGCGATAATGGTTCAAGACCCAGCACGCACGAAGAAGGCCAAGCAGAAGGTAGTTTCAGGGGGGACAACATTACGAGGTTCCTTGAACAGACACCAAGGTGATCGGCTGCATACAGATCACATGGCAGATGAACTTAACCATACATTCGACGAATATGGAGACACACCATATCCACCGGCAGAATCTCCAAGTCCCAGTGAGAGTTCATCGCTTTTCAGCAACTCTGATGCAGGGTCGCACAGCACTGTCAGCACTGACAGCAGCGACAGCACAAGGAATTCGACCAGTACTGAGGAGTATGAATACCTGTTTGGAGCCTCGGATCATATGCACCCAGGAGGCCCCATGATAACACCTGTGGAGAACGATTATACGGTGTATTCTCGTTCAAGGTCTAGCTTGAATACCAGCTCGTTAGGTCGGGTCGATCAAGCAGGTGATGCCGAGACGTTTGTTGAGCACAAGACTCAGGACACCAGAGGGGGTTGGGTTGAGAGCGATGAGGGCCCATCCATCTTGTATACGGACAGAAGTAAACAGCACTTCAGTAGTAAGTTAACAGACCAATATAGGCAGTTAGATAGCAGTGGACATGATCCTGGAGGAACCAGGGGTAGTGTTTTATTGAGAAGAACGACTAGGGAAAGGACCACCCAAACATTTTATTGA